One genomic window of Streptomyces sp. NBC_00237 includes the following:
- the aspT gene encoding aspartate-alanine antiporter, with protein sequence MGVLKDHPELALFLCLALGYLVGKVRVGPITLGGICGTLIVSLLMGAWAEVQVSGDVKTVFFALFIFSLGYLAGPQFFANLNRKSLRFFVLCLIELVSVLGIAYGLAKVFDLDVGTASGILAGAATESAVVGTATEAIGKLGNLTPDQITQYQGHVATAYTVCYLFGLITIVLYTSQIMPMLMRINLADASRELWEKMRGGGGQGGLESDERAALPGLVGRTYLVTHADGRTVSDLESGLDGRITVEAVKRGSKVYPAAPNLRLTLSDLVLIVGRRANTIEAGRLIGPETPGIPGLDTPLTSRQIAVTDKATDGLTIDQLQRRHPEFIKDGVYITDVLRGDQQLPANPDTVVHRGDVLTLVGARSGLSKLVAKIGAVVKNDATDFIYLGLGIVVGSLIGQLVVTMGDIPMSLGTGGGCLISGLLFGWFRSRTQTFGAFPPQAANTLKDMGLALFIACTGLVSGPQAWPLLKEYGALLPFAGIAMVLVPATLSLIVGRKLLKIEKPLLIGAIAGQQCSTPAITSITQTAQSSVPMLGYTITYTLSNFLLPLTGPILVGVLGA encoded by the coding sequence ATGGGCGTTCTGAAGGACCATCCCGAACTCGCGCTGTTCCTGTGTCTGGCCCTCGGCTACCTGGTCGGCAAGGTCCGTGTCGGGCCCATCACGCTCGGCGGCATCTGCGGCACCCTGATCGTGTCCCTGCTGATGGGGGCCTGGGCGGAGGTTCAGGTCTCCGGCGACGTGAAGACCGTCTTCTTCGCCCTGTTCATCTTCTCGCTGGGCTACCTGGCGGGCCCGCAGTTCTTCGCGAACCTCAACCGCAAGAGCCTGCGCTTCTTCGTGCTCTGCCTCATCGAGCTGGTCAGCGTCCTGGGCATCGCGTACGGCCTCGCGAAGGTCTTCGACCTCGACGTCGGCACCGCCTCCGGCATCCTCGCGGGCGCGGCCACCGAGTCCGCGGTCGTCGGCACCGCGACCGAGGCCATCGGCAAGCTCGGCAACCTGACACCGGACCAGATCACCCAGTACCAGGGCCACGTCGCCACCGCGTACACGGTCTGCTACCTCTTCGGCCTGATCACGATCGTGCTCTACACCAGCCAGATCATGCCGATGCTGATGCGCATCAACCTGGCCGACGCCTCCCGCGAGCTGTGGGAGAAGATGCGCGGCGGCGGCGGTCAGGGCGGCCTGGAGTCCGACGAGCGGGCCGCGCTGCCCGGCCTGGTCGGACGTACGTACCTGGTGACGCACGCGGACGGCCGCACCGTCAGCGACCTGGAGTCGGGCCTCGACGGACGCATCACGGTCGAGGCGGTCAAGCGGGGCAGCAAGGTCTACCCGGCCGCCCCGAACCTCCGCCTCACCCTCTCCGACCTGGTCCTGATCGTCGGACGGCGGGCCAACACCATCGAGGCGGGCCGCCTCATCGGCCCGGAGACCCCCGGCATCCCCGGCCTCGACACCCCGCTCACCTCCCGCCAGATCGCCGTGACCGACAAGGCGACGGACGGCCTGACCATCGACCAACTCCAGCGCAGGCACCCGGAGTTCATCAAGGACGGCGTCTACATCACCGACGTCCTGCGCGGCGACCAGCAGCTCCCCGCCAACCCCGACACCGTCGTCCACCGGGGCGACGTCCTGACCCTGGTCGGCGCGCGCTCCGGGCTCTCCAAGCTGGTCGCCAAGATCGGCGCGGTGGTCAAGAACGACGCCACCGACTTCATCTACCTGGGCCTGGGCATCGTCGTCGGCTCCCTGATCGGCCAGCTCGTGGTCACGATGGGCGACATCCCGATGTCGCTGGGCACCGGCGGCGGCTGCCTGATCTCCGGGCTGCTCTTCGGCTGGTTCCGCTCCCGCACGCAGACCTTCGGCGCGTTCCCGCCGCAGGCCGCGAACACGCTGAAGGACATGGGTCTCGCCCTGTTCATCGCCTGTACGGGCCTGGTCTCGGGGCCGCAGGCGTGGCCGCTGCTCAAGGAGTACGGAGCACTGCTGCCGTTCGCCGGGATCGCCATGGTGCTGGTGCCCGCGACGCTCTCCCTCATCGTCGGCCGGAAGCTCCTGAAGATCGAGAAGCCCCTGCTGATCGGTGCGATCGCCGGACAGCAGTGCTCCACCCCGGCCATCACCTCCATCACCCAGACGGCCCAGAGCTCGGTGCCGATGCTCGGCTACACGATCACCTAC